The Chitinispirillales bacterium ANBcel5 genome window below encodes:
- a CDS encoding DegT/DnrJ/EryC1/StrS family aminotransferase: MNNIPFLDLKAQHNELMDEIIETIGENARNANFVGGPLVEEFEQDFARFCGSKYAIGVGSGTDALRFALMGAQVSPGDMVITVPNTFIATTEAITQAGAIPVFIDVDERTGCMAPDKLRDYLETHCYIDMHQGVTINKITDKPVKAVIPVHLFGQVADMDPIMDLAHRHNITIIEDACQAHGAQYFSQKRQSWLRAGSIGESAAFSFYPGKNLGAFGEAGAVTTNNEQLANRIRMLRDHGQVRKYIHEIEGYNGRLDTIQAAILLIKLRHLPRWNEMRRECAARYNELLTKISGVELPYEPIWSRSVYHLYVIQNVQRDTMQQFLSQKGIGTGLHYPVPLHLQKAYSVLGYKEGSFPVSERMCKDILSLPMFPTLGYEQQQRVAMAVMEFNDSQRNGTSEDTFSNANQ, from the coding sequence TATTGAGACGATCGGTGAAAACGCAAGAAATGCCAATTTTGTGGGCGGGCCACTGGTTGAAGAATTTGAGCAGGATTTTGCCCGTTTTTGTGGCAGTAAGTATGCAATTGGTGTGGGAAGTGGAACCGATGCCCTGCGCTTTGCTCTTATGGGGGCTCAGGTGAGTCCCGGTGATATGGTTATCACTGTTCCCAACACATTTATTGCTACTACAGAAGCAATTACTCAGGCTGGCGCCATACCGGTCTTTATTGATGTCGATGAGCGTACCGGCTGTATGGCACCTGATAAGTTAAGGGACTATCTTGAAACCCACTGTTATATCGATATGCATCAGGGGGTAACAATCAACAAAATAACGGACAAGCCGGTGAAGGCTGTTATTCCGGTGCACCTTTTTGGACAGGTTGCCGATATGGATCCCATCATGGATCTTGCTCACAGGCACAATATCACCATTATAGAAGATGCGTGTCAGGCACACGGAGCGCAGTACTTTTCTCAAAAACGTCAAAGCTGGCTCAGGGCTGGTTCGATCGGTGAATCCGCCGCGTTTAGTTTCTACCCCGGTAAGAACCTTGGGGCCTTTGGTGAAGCGGGGGCAGTCACTACCAATAATGAACAGTTAGCCAACAGAATACGGATGTTAAGGGATCATGGTCAGGTGAGAAAATATATTCATGAGATTGAGGGGTATAATGGTCGCCTGGATACTATACAGGCAGCAATACTACTTATAAAGCTAAGGCATTTGCCCCGATGGAATGAAATGAGAAGAGAGTGTGCTGCACGATATAATGAATTACTGACCAAAATTTCAGGGGTTGAATTGCCGTATGAGCCTATCTGGTCCCGCTCGGTTTACCATCTATATGTTATTCAGAATGTCCAAAGAGATACGATGCAGCAGTTTCTGTCTCAAAAAGGAATCGGCACCGGGCTTCACTATCCCGTTCCACTTCACCTTCAAAAAGCCTACTCGGTACTGGGATATAAGGAAGGATCTTTTCCGGTAAGTGAGAGGATGTGTAAAGATATACTGTCTTTGCCTATGTTTCCTACTCTTGGTTATGAGCAGCAACAAAGAGTCGCAATGGCGGTGATGGAATTCAATGATAGTCAAAGAAACGGCACCAGCGAGGATACATTCAGCAATGCAAACCAATAA